A genomic region of Oryza glaberrima chromosome 1, OglaRS2, whole genome shotgun sequence contains the following coding sequences:
- the LOC127780861 gene encoding alpha-glucan phosphorylase, H isozyme, whose protein sequence is MPESNGAACGAAEKVKPAASPASEEPAAIAGNISFHAQYSPHFSPLAFGPEQAFYSTAESVRDHLVQRWNETYLHFHKTDPKQTYYLSMEYLQGRALTNAVGNLGITGAYAEAVKKFGYELEALVGQEKDAALGNGGLGRLASCFLDSMATLNLPAWGYGLRYRYGLFKQCITKEGQEEIAEDWLEKFSPWEIVRHDIVYPIRFFGHVEILPDGSRKWVGGEVLNALAYDVPIPGYKTKNAISLRLWDAKASAEDFNLFQFNDGQYESAAQLHARAQQICAVLYPGDATEEGKLLRLKQQYFLCSASLQDIFFRFKERKADRVSGKWSEFPAKVAVQLNDTHPTLAIPELMRLLMDVEGLGWDEAWDITNKTIAYTNHTVLPEALEKWSQIVMRKLLPRHMEIIEEIDKRFKEMVISTWKEMEGKIDSMRILDNSNPQKPVVRMANLCVVSAHTVNGVAELHSNILKEELFADYLSIWPNKFQNKTNGITPRRWLRFCNPELSEIVTKWLKTDQWTSNLDLLTGLRKFADDEKLHAEWASAKLASKKRLAKHVLDVTGVTIDPNSLFDIQIKRIHEYKRQLLNILGAVYRYKKLKGMSAEERQKVTPRTVMIGGKAFATYTNAKRIVKLVNDVGAVVNNDPDVNKYLKVVFIPNYNVSVAEVLIPGSELSQHISTAGMEASGTSNMKFSLNGCVIIGTLDGANVEIREEVGQENFFFFGAKADQVAGLRKDRENGLFKPDPRFEEAKQLIRSGAFGTYDYAPLLDSLEGNSGFGRGDYFLVGYDFPSYIDAQAQVDEAYKDKKKWIKMSILNTAGSGKFSSDRTIAQYAKEIWGITASPVS, encoded by the exons ATGCCGGAGAGCAACGGCGCCgcgtgcggcgcggcggagaaggTGAAGCCGGCGGCCAGCCCCGCGTCGGAGGAgccggccgccatcgccggtaACATCTCCTTCCACGCGCAGTACAGCCCCCACTTCTCGCCGCTCGCGTTCGGCCCCGAGCAGGCCTTCTACTCCACCGCCGAGAGCGTCCGCGACCACCTCGTCCAG AGATGGAACGAGACGTACTTGCATTTCCACAAGACGGATCCGAAGCAGACGTACTACCTCTCCATGGAGTACCTGCAGGGCCGCGCGCTCACCAACGCCGTCGGCAACCTCGGCATCACCGGCGCCTACGCGGAGGCCGTGAAGAAGTTCGGGTACGAGCTCGAGGCCCTCGTCGGGCAG GAAAAAGATGCAGCTCTGGGAAATGGTGGCTTGGGTAGGCTCGCATCTTGCTTTTTGGATTCGATGGCAACACTAAATTTGCCTGCTTGGGGATATGGTCTGCGGTACCGATATGGTCTATTCAAACAATGCATCACCAAGGAAGGCCAGGAAGAAATTGCTGAAGATTGGCTTGAG AAGTTCAGCCCATGGGAAATTGTCAGGCATGACATTGTATACCCAATCAGATTTTTTGGCCACGTTGAGATTTTGCCAGATGGATC TCGTAAATGGGTGGGGGGAGAAGTTCTCAATGCTTTAGCATATGATGTGCCAATTCCTGGGTACAAGACAAAAAATGCAATCAGTCTTCGTCTTTGGGACGCAAAAGCTAGTGCGGAGGATTTTAACTTATTTCAATTCAATGATGGCCAGTATGAGTCCGCTGCTCAACTTCATGCTAGGGCACAACAG ATATGTGCCGTTCTCTATCCCGGTGATGCTACAGAAGAAGGAAAGCTTCTCAGACTGAAGCAACAGTATTTCCTTTGCAGTGCATCGCTTcag GATATTTTTTTCAGGTTTAAAGAAAGGAAAGCTGACAGAGTTTCTGGGAAATGGAGTGAGTTCCCTGCAAAAGTTGCTGTTCAATTGAATGACACTCACCCAACTCTTGCGATTCCTGAGCTGATGAGGCTACTCATGGATGTGGAGGGACTTGGTTGGGATGAAGCATGGGATATCACAAATAA AACAATTGCCTACACCAATCACACTGTTCTTCCTGAAGCCCTTGAGAAATGGTCGCAGATTGTAATGAGGAAATTACTTCCACGACACATGGAAATTATCGAGGAAATTGACAAGCGG TTCAAAGAAATGGTAATCTCCACCTGGAAGGAAATGGAGGGAAAGATTGACTCCATGAGAATCTTAGACAACTCAAATCCTCAGAAGCCAGTAGTGCGCATGGCAAATTTGTGCGTAGTGTCTGCCCATACG GTGAATGGAGTGGCTGAGTTACACAGCAACATTTTGAAGGAAGAGCTTTTTGCAGACTATCTCTCTATATGGCCCAACAAATTTCAGAACAAAACAAATGGAATTACACCTCGTAGATGGCTCCGTTTCTGCAACCCAGAGTTGAGTGAAATAGTAACAAAATGGCTAAAAACAGATCAGTGGACAAGCAACCTTGATCTTCTTACCGGACTTCGGAAA TTTGCAGATGATGAAAAGCTTCATGCTGAGTGGGCATCAGCTAAGTTGGCTAGCAAAAAACGCCTAGCCAAGCATGTGTTGGATGTGACAGGTGTTACAATCGACCCAAATAGCCTTTTTGATATACAAATTAAACGCATTCATGAGTACAAGAGACAGCTGCTAAACATTTTGGGAGCTGTTTACAGATACAAGAAGTTAAAG GGAATGAGTGCAGAGGAGAGACAAAAAGTTACGCCACGCACTGTCATGATAGGGGGAAAAGCATTCGCGACTTACACCAATGCCAAAAGAATAGTAAAATTGGTAAATGATGTTGGTGCTGTGGTGAACAATGATCCTGATGTTAATAAATACCTAAAG GTGGTGTTCATTCCCAACTACAATGTATCTGTGGCCGAGGTGCTCATTCCTGGGAGTGAACTGTCACAGCACATCAGTACCGCAGGCATGGAAGCAAGTGGAACGAGTAATATGAAATTCTCTCTGAATGGTTGTGTTATCATTGGTACTCTTGATGGAGCTAATGTTGAGATAAGAGAGGAAGTGGGACAAGaaaatttcttcttttttggtgcCAAGGCAGATCAAGTTGCTGGGCTGAGGAAGGATAGAGAGAATGGCTTG TTCAAACCAGACCCACGTTTTGAAGAAGCCAAGCAGCTTATAAGGAGTGGTGCTTTTGGCACCTATGACTATGCTCCCCTCTTGGATTCTCTTGAAGGAAATTCTGGATTTGGTCGTGGTGATTATTTCCTCGTTGGCTATGATTTCCCAAGCTATATTGATGCACAGGCCCAGGTTGATGAAGCCTACAA GGATAAGAAAAAATGGATCAAGATGTCTATACTGAACACAGCTGGAAGTGGCAAATTCAGCAGCGACCGTACTATCGCTCAGTATGCAAAGGAAATATGGGGCATTACTGCTAGCCCTGTCTCCTAA